ACACCCTTAACGGTTTCGTTTAATATAGGTATACAATTatgatacatacctacattatatgAAGGTTTTAGTCTCAATAATACATGTAATCGTTTATAGCTGATTTAATCATAAGAATGATTTAAgtacaatgatctggcttaaaCATTAtaacacataaaatataaatatatacaagcTGCGCTTGATGTAATAATATGctcgtaataataataaactttcAATGACTAATAACAGTAGGTACGAAAATTGTGTGATCTTAATGCCTAGTGATATGAAATGAAGGAAGGAATAAATGTTGTATCATGCTACATTTCCACTCGATAAGGTACATTGTAGACGATCACAAGTCCCAGTCAAAAACATACAGATGAATGCAGGAACCAACCCTTACCTCTtagttacagttcagtaaaataactataatcaccaatctaaacttattattttatgtcCAAGAAGTATTTGTAATTTATGAGATACCTTTACTTctcaattatttattgtaacagGTACATGACtctaaaatttcaattttaataaataagtcTAGCAATAAATCTAAAAGTAATTTCCACTAACCTAAAAACGAGTTTCGGAAACtcatataatttaatgtacataatatatacacggtgtttccggtatcactcaaaacctcagacaccccaactgatttttatttttttaaactcatctagggtattcatcttttaatctgatcgttacttttttttaaattgaatttttaattttctgtacagctctacttgacttttagctctacactcaataaaataattgctaactaccatcataaaccataagactatttatttgtgtacgttactgcaacgacataaggtttaccaatagacagctaagatgtcactgtaaaacactttaaagctttgtcacagtaaacttcaaattggacaggtaatcgcagtaagcaaataaactcaatattcaaaatgacaaggttgtaattaggtacgagttcaatttgttatgactttatgataaacattaagattaaactgacaaacaacgtcaaactagtagcggaaaaaataaacgtccaagtaaccggccagtattaatacccctaaatactgaaaaaaggtaaacaacctctagcaatgcgatatacacaatgttgtattacgagtacaatagaatgggcacgtaaaaaataattaataatactaatttaaataaaaatattacccccatcaagatatagctcaatcgattctactctcgattctgaacaaactgttttcaggtttttagtgttaagtgaaacacggtgtatatatatatatatatctcgcTATACCGGTTTTATGTATACCCCCTTTTATATTTTTGAGCTATTCTACACTTTAATAACTAATCTATTTACTCGCTGATCGCAATTAACAATAATATTGTCtaaaaaatgtaattatttagGTATGCAAACCCATTAAATACACGCGCATACGCCTCGTCTTAAATATCTCAGACGGGGGGTCCTACTAATCTTAATTTACTTGGATCCATTTCAGAAACAGTACCTACCAGTCTTGTATTATGAGTTTGTTGCCATGGCAACCATACAAAACAACGGCGAATACACTTGTTATAAGTTGGTTACATTATTTGTACGGTTCCGGAAATGAGCCAATTAAGACCTACAtgtattgtttttttaatttacattacaAAACAGATTTTACAGTTATTTCATTTCATGTACAATTACTTGATCCAATTAATTCTAAATTCAATTACCACTATATAGGAATTTCGCAaatttgtaggtaggtatatcgaCAAAGAATGTACATAGGTTTCTTAAGGACCGTGCACTAAATTCGGCAGTGACTTGCCGGATAGGAATACAATAGGAAAGTATTATTACACTGTTGAAACCAGGACACAGCTCTGGCCTATCGCCTACTATCGTATCCCGTTATATTATAAGATGTCTGCGTATGAAGTGGACTTTATAGAACGGTGGTGCAAATCTTAATACTCGGCGGAAGCATGACGATTCATACGCTGGTATGCTCTCTAGAAGCCTTAACTTTCGAGCAGCTGATGGTGCACTGTGAGTGGCTTGCAAAGTTTTCAAATCGTTTAAGCCAGATAGCCCAAGTCAATATTTGCGTATCAGAAAAAGCATTAATATAGATTATGTCACTTTATAAATATCTTCCTAACCTAGTATTTTCAAAGGAATCATGTTTACCTACAGAACACGACCATCTTCTAGATGTTGAAACACATCGATCACCATCTctgcataataaaataataagtattacAAGACACTTCTACGATGCCCCGGATTAATCCCTCAGTTACTTGAAATCTATCTAACGTGGACTTCGAATCGTACCCACTACGAAAACAGTACGAAAAGTAAGTAGATTTACCTTACTTTTCTATTTGGCTGGTCATATACTTAATAAACAACTACAAGTGCAAGAGTGACAGTCCTTTTTGTACAAATCTAGATGTTTACATCCTTACAAATACGATCTAATTATCAGGTAGGTACATTTAGTTACGcttttacattaaatatttttgtaacacTCACTTTACTAGATAATACACCCATCAAGTGTATATTTCGTACAAGTATCCCATTGGTTAACTTCATCACAGATCCATGAATCACTTCCAgtttatattttcgtatatgttTCCGAGGTCGATTCGCATTGGCCGCACGCACACCCCATCTGTCGTGAGGTGCTCGGTTCCTGCGTGTCGAATAGGCGATGTCGGCGAGGCGGTTTCGCGACAGTCTCTCTTTCATTCTCGTAGAATAAGCCCGGCATGTTAGAGGTGATGCAGGCCATGTTCATCTCGTGTTATATGTCGGCCGGGGAGGAGAGGTCGAGCCGGGAGCGGCGGCGGTCGCGCGCGCCGGCCAGCTGGCCCGAGGAGGAGCGCTGCAGCGACGAGGAGCGCGCGCGCGCCGGCTCCGACTTGGACTTCTTCACCTTGCTGCCGCCCGACGCCGGCTGCTTGCCTTTCAGCGACGACACCGACACCACCACGTCCGTCGACACGCCGTCTTGCTCTGAAACATATTCGTCATTCGTTTTTACAAGTGTTACTGCACTTTTAGAGATCTGGATATTAGACATTAGCACCTAGTACCTAATCATGTAGAACGTAAAACCGTATGGTACAGACCTGTTCGCTTGATGACTTCACCCGCATTATTCAAAAAGAACTTTGGCTTGGATTCCTTAAGCGATTCCTGTGTAAAAAATCGAAAAGTTTAGAACAACCAGAAGAAACGACATGTACTTAGTTCAGCATGTAGTTAGTTAGATATAATTTTGTATTCACCTTTGATTTACTAGATTTGGAAGCAGAGTCAGTGCTTCCGCGCCACCACGGTCACTGAATCTCACAAAAGCCTCTCCCGGGCTCCTTTCCGGGGGTGGAGGCCTCGCCCTCGATCGCCTCGCCTTCGGGCTTAGGCGACCCCGTCCCAGACGTTGCGCCGctaattaaaaatgtattttattataataaaatgtgTTATTGTAGGTACAAGTATCATTACGCAGTATTGGACAGTACTTACGTCATATCGACTCGCACAGTGTTATTGTTCTGTTGGTTCCGCATGGCCAGCGTAGACACCATGGGCGGCCTTTGTGGTTTGTTTGCTAGTAGCCTTTCGATTTCAGCCATAACTAGGGGCGTTAATTGTGGGACAATCTGTAGGTACCAAAAGTCGTAATTTAAAACCAAACTTTACTCGAGACTTGTATTGTACCTATGCATgtactatcagcagcaaaagtgtatggagaaattatgaatgaattcattgataaatttgccatgcatttttgcagctgatagtacacagtcatacaataatagttatttgttttacaaggaggcaaagtggttgtttaaccgcacgtgccaatatttatacagagcaagcgaaatattccaaactcgctacgctcgtggttcaaaaagtggaatcttgggcgttgcgagggtttcaaggcacgaaggttaaacaaactttgccaccgaatgaaacataaaaagtaaattctaccagccagctaaagacatcaagttaaaatttgtttgaaattactttgcactcttttggataaaatgcaattttggtatacgttttcgaatagcaaaattgatctttaccagttggtgtggtggaaaataatattctattctattctaatcaCGTCAAAGTCAGAatacctataatataatatgcatGTTCTTTAAAGACGAAGTCTTGAAATGTATCTGTAGGCAGATTAAGAATGTAGGGAGTCTAAAACTAGTAAGTAGGTACGTACTTTAACTACAAACTATTCCGTAGGTCGCTAGTAGCGAAATAGTCTGTAGTTATAGACAGTCATAATTACgttaaaaatattcaaagttacgtAAACATTACTATAACTATCATACCTGTAACGCGTGAATGTTTTCTTTAAACTGTTCCACGCTGGTGGCGCCTAACAGTAGGCAATTGACTGATTCATTTTTCAAGCACCACGCCACGGCCAGTTGACTCATCGAACAATCTAagaaattatgttaattttaatgtttttttattaaacttCCTTCTGAGTTCATACTGTCCAATACGTGTCATTGGACAGTTTGAACTCCTCCCgaaattttacttaaaatgtAGGTGAGGCTATAACAAACATGCAGTTATTATACATACTTAGTGAGTTTGCAAGATTTGACAGGTCTCGTAACTTGTCTCCATATGTCCGGGGTTCTTCGCCCGTCACCTGCTCCTTACTCCCGGAGCTTCGCATCTGGCAAAAACATTACAGCAATTTTAGTAATAGGTAAGGTAGACGTAACTTTATACAAACATATAGGTCGCAAATAAAATCAGAATGAAATCTAAAATATTTCAGTTGTCTAAAAACAACATAAACACTAACTATAAAGTTATCAGTTGCATCGACTATATCATCTTGCTTGACAGACAGTTTGGTACAACCgacccttagtccgttttcacattatccgatccgatatcggatgtcggaaggattcaatggaaaaaatccaagatggcgcctgtaatgtatgagatatcggtccgacatccgatatcggaccggataatatgaaaacgcacttagggctggttgcatcaaaccgtctgtcaccgttaaagcattcgttaaattttattgtatgggaagttccatagacctctactgcgtgatgatgatgtgtctgtcaaatgtggttgatgcaactggcccttagtctcaCAAAGTAAGCAACTCGTGTGCTTAAAAGTACCTAAGTAATGATTTTTATTACACTGATATGCTACACTGCGTCATAAAAAATAGTTAAATATCTTCAACGTGCAATTAGAAAATTAGAgtttattatcaatttatcacacAGTTCTAAAATTGGTCAAGCAAAAGATTCGCATAAAAACGTTTAAAAAGGTAGGTAGTTACATCAGGTACAGCTAGGTCCTCCTCGCACCAGCTGAACGTGCTGTATTTCCTGTTGAAGCGAGACTTGGCGAAGAGACCCGTGATCTCCTCGCGGCCCAGCCCTTTGCCAGTCGTTATGGCCGACCACGCCATCATTCCTGAAATCACCATACAAGcttgataaaataaatctatttatttacctacacgAGTAGGTACTAAATAAGATTTCTTGGGTATGTTATACAAAAacatcaggtgccgtagccgtgaaaacgaaacgccacgaaaggtagtctggctctgtcgcgcctatacgcaagagcgatagagatagatatctacgagcgtttcgtgagcatttgtgccattcggctacgtacccttaTGATCACAATAAATGTGTACTCACCTACTCCTATTTTATGGTATAATTCAGGCATGTACAATTCTGGTTTTTCCCTGCAGAACATATGGTATTCGGTTTGCTCTACTATCGGAGTGATACAGTTAAACTGTCTGCAATTTGTGTAGGCGTCCATTATCTAAAAGTAGCAAAAGggaatataaattaattttgtcAGATTAAATGCTAGGAAATTACCAAATATATAAATGAAATGGTgtgaattatattaaataatccAACTATTCTTACCTCAGCAGGTGACCAACGAGCCGTTCCCCAATACATTACCCACCCTTGGTTTATGACAAAATTCATAGCCCGTACCAATTCTGAAAAATACACAGTTTACTTCATGGAAATCTCACTTAAAATAAGAAAAACTACTCAATCAACTACTAACAGTACTAACCTTCCATCGGGCATACAGGGTCGACCTTATGCAAGAGCACCACATCAATGTATTCCACCTGTAGTCTAGCAAGTGACGCCTTAATGCTTTCGATTATATGCTTTCTGGATAGACCTCTCTCATCCGACCTGTCATTACCAAACCTAATGAATAAACAGTTGGTAATACATCAACAACCAAGCAAAAAGCACATAAAAGCGAGTGTTATAAGTGTTAGCAAGTTGTCGAAGAGCTAAATAAAGCATTAATCAATCATCTGTACTTGAGAAATAATTCAAATCCGTGGAAGCTATTGAAACACATGACACACGTTAGCATAGGTGACGTGCAATATAATAAATGCAAACAGTTACGTAGACCGGTACatgtaattatgtaattatactaattataatatcaatatgtacatacatatatagataaattcgtatacaccgtgttttttaattattccatAATCCTATAAAATATTACATCACGTGTAAGATTCAGGTGGCCCTACCGTCGTTCCTACTCATTCAATGGAGAAAATAGCCACTctagtttctttataaataGCCACTTCTcgtaacatacactagagaaatttcgtcgggtaccacggcgggcgtgtggtcaAAGACGTTAGccacgtaagctgaagacccgggttcgattcccggctcggccaccagtgggccttgtcgttttttctttcgtgaatgatatctatttcaatttataatttatatatagtagtgtgactacttgaaaaaaagaacaaatcaaaaaatattcaataaaataatttgatatgtTCGGGATAGTTGTAATGCTAATTAGGTGTTCCGATATTACGAGTTTTTACAATGGTTTTATGGTACAAATCAGAATACTAAGGACCCCCTCAGTATTCTGATTCATATCCATGAATATCAACAAAACTAGTGCAACGGGACTTTGTTATAGCAAAAAAAATAGGTCCCAGATAttacataaatttattattttacttttattattttctcTTGGAGTTTATGAATGTTCATTTTTAATCCTACTTATATCAATATTATACGATATGGAATATATTCAATTGAGAAAATCAATATCTTGAATTTTATCAATtgaaaaacacgatgtatacaCAAAACCATATAAGGACAAAAAAGCTACACACCCAAGCCTTCCCAACGAGTAAACGGGAAAAAATagaattatacataattattcatctagtttaaattactttttttgCATACTTTGCAGTTGCAGTCCAGGTCTTAAATTGACTGTGAATTTAATTGTGTAGGTATAGATATTATAAACATATGTGTGCTATTTTGTGCACAAATACTAACGAAACATAGAAAAATATTTTCGATAAAAATCATacatgataatattgatatcattCTGCAAATGACAGGTGATTTGCTAGCCGGTCTGGCCCAGTGGATActctacacaattttattacaaatacAGTTTTGAAACATATAGCTCCCCAAAACtatttatacacggtgtaacatgagaaaaccgaataattttaacatcgtattcctcatcatataaacttttctggatttcgaaTACTTTCggagttataagcatttaaaaaaagatacttaTCATTTCTCGgaacaaaacgctattttgatggcgatgatgctgTTATCGGAAATTGcgtctaactatcctcgttgatagatgtcaaaaaataactagttactacaaaaaaaaattattttaagtgccagttttacgaaagtttttatgtgaaaatacatgcaaaaaactaaaaaaaaattacagaaaaaaattttttttggcgaacTTTGCTTGATGgcctataacattttatcttaatttttccctcagaaatgcgtagttcaAATCTTTTGGTTCtgtcatgttacaccgtgtatagtttgactgtggagtcagaTCTCGctaatataacaaaaaaatagtaTCGCTATCTAAACGATAAAAATCTCTTGGACGAGACGATCCAGTGGAAGGTAACGACCATCCTATAGGATGTCCAAGAGATatctctgcctgctaagccgacgGTCCCGGGTACAAACCTCCGTAAcggcatttatttattattacatttatttaagtatttcaataaaatatgaaaacccAATCCTATTTGTAATACCAACGTGCCCGAATTAGCACACGTATGATTATAAAAACTTGTGGTTTCTCCTTTTTACTTGTAATTTTGATTTGAAACAAGTGAAGCAATAAGAGTACGTATATTGCAGGATTCAAGTGAAGGTaagtcaataataataatagttatagACATAAGTAATTTTTTAGGAGTACTGGACGCGTGCAGGGTGGAGGCATTCCGGGTACATGTCTGCCAGACAGTTACAACAGGGAGTGAATATCGGTAACATTAAGTATCAAGTTTCTTAATTTCAACGACTAAGTACGTCAAGTACCTACTCAGGTAGCTCAGGTAGGGATTTAAACTTAGAATATTAAGTATTTTATCGATATTCCTCCCTGGGTTGTTAGTGATAATAGACCAGTGGTGAATATCATCCATTCCTACTTAGGCAAAGAACAATGAAAACGGAACATTTTATAAGAGGTTAGAAATTAAGCAATATTAATCAATCCGTTCTCCCTGTTCCTTAGTGTAGTGGGATACAACACTTAACTTTAATTGCTATAATAAGGAGACAAGACCATGATTGTCAGAAAAGTATTAAAGTACATCACACAGGTATAAGGTACCTACAGCTACGTTTACTTAAATCTCAGATGCCAATGAACATTTACTCAAACAGTTCAATACCTAACTTCCAAACCGTTATCTAAACATCCAACATACATCCAAACCATCATACCATTTGAACGGATACCACCACATGCAACACTTACTTGGTACTCCAGTAGATCTTTGTCGTTATTATAATACTCGTTCGTCTAACGTTTATTTTCTTTAGAATCCTCCCTAGTTCAGCTTCGCCTTTTGCTGTTAAAGTAAGGTTAAAACAGTGTTATTGAAACTATTTTTCCTTTTGTAAGCATAAAAAATATTGCgtcagaaataaaaataattaatgtttTCTGAAATATTATATGGAACCACAGTAAAAAAGCTcctaaataaagtaaaaaaagctCCTGAATTAAAAACGACGACGTGAGTATTTATACGACTTAAACATAAAACTtacattaaacaaaaaaaaatcgcccCTCATTTGCAAGACGCTTAATaagaagaaaatattaattaggtacctaaatcATGACTACCACTGTTCTCGTATAAATCTACCTACTTACTCATACTTACCGCAATGAGCTTCCGACAAATCGAATAGATTTATACCATTCTCCAAGGCAGTCAATATAATGTCTTCCGCGTAATCTTCGTTGAGCATAGTCCAGATGCCCACCCCAATATTGGGCACGCGCAGAC
This genomic stretch from Leguminivora glycinivorella isolate SPB_JAAS2020 chromosome Z, LegGlyc_1.1, whole genome shotgun sequence harbors:
- the LOC125241107 gene encoding voltage-gated potassium channel subunit beta-2 isoform X1; protein product: MQKEKECQAREAEEDRKLDIELLHQRAIEAEAEQKREIAEAAGAVRGMNTSWSHHGLCELPRMATRWRHSRPSIPDTHYRNMLKKACSAQLTTPHSIQSITECDNWINLSRLGTRREESIDSDVCEASACEAAADARTWRSSASDVCQMRIDRERAPSCPGQVHLCRAPIASLDCMDDFSANSQQMLDQAGEISVSRHMSTYMGNHANMPSVVTPGLRYKNLGKSGLRVPNIGVGIWTMLNEDYAEDIILTALENGINLFDLSEAHCAKGEAELGRILKKINVRRTSIIITTKIYWSTKSDERGLSRKHIIESIKASLARLQVEYIDVVLLHKVDPVCPMEELVRAMNFVINQGWVMYWGTARWSPAEIMDAYTNCRQFNCITPIVEQTEYHMFCREKPELYMPELYHKIGVGMMAWSAITTGKGLGREEITGLFAKSRFNRKYSTFSWCEEDLAVPDMRSSGSKEQVTGEEPRTYGDKLRDLSNLANSLNCSMSQLAVAWCLKNESVNCLLLGATSVEQFKENIHALQIVPQLTPLVMAEIERLLANKPQRPPMVSTLAMRNQQNNNTVRVDMTGATSGTGSPKPEGEAIEGEASTPGKEPGRGFCEIQ
- the LOC125241107 gene encoding voltage-gated potassium channel subunit beta-2 isoform X3; its protein translation is MQKEKECQAREAEEDRKLDIELLHQRAIEAEAEQKRENMLKKACSAQLTTPHSIQSITECDNWINLSRLGTRREESIDSDVCEASACEAAADARTWRSSASDVCQMRIDRERAPSCPGQVHLCRAPIASLDCMDDFSANSQQMLDQAGEISVSRHMSTYMGNHANMPSVVTPGLRYKNLGKSGLRVPNIGVGIWTMLNEDYAEDIILTALENGINLFDLSEAHCAKGEAELGRILKKINVRRTSIIITTKIYWSTKSDERGLSRKHIIESIKASLARLQVEYIDVVLLHKVDPVCPMEELVRAMNFVINQGWVMYWGTARWSPAEIMDAYTNCRQFNCITPIVEQTEYHMFCREKPELYMPELYHKIGVGMMAWSAITTGKGLGREEITGLFAKSRFNRKYSTFSWCEEDLAVPDMRSSGSKEQVTGEEPRTYGDKLRDLSNLANSLNCSMSQLAVAWCLKNESVNCLLLGATSVEQFKENIHALQIVPQLTPLVMAEIERLLANKPQRPPMVSTLAMRNQQNNNTVRVDMTGATSGTGSPKPEGEAIEGEASTPGKEPGRGFCEIQ
- the LOC125241107 gene encoding voltage-gated potassium channel subunit beta-2 isoform X4 gives rise to the protein MRRHEMQYKGADGGGGKEGSQMSRSESSCTPHTPLGPPDSASVDSSHMPTIYRCRAPIASLDCMDDFSANSQQMLDQAGEISVSRHMSTYMGNHANMPSVVTPGLRYKNLGKSGLRVPNIGVGIWTMLNEDYAEDIILTALENGINLFDLSEAHCAKGEAELGRILKKINVRRTSIIITTKIYWSTKSDERGLSRKHIIESIKASLARLQVEYIDVVLLHKVDPVCPMEELVRAMNFVINQGWVMYWGTARWSPAEIMDAYTNCRQFNCITPIVEQTEYHMFCREKPELYMPELYHKIGVGMMAWSAITTGKGLGREEITGLFAKSRFNRKYSTFSWCEEDLAVPDMRSSGSKEQVTGEEPRTYGDKLRDLSNLANSLNCSMSQLAVAWCLKNESVNCLLLGATSVEQFKENIHALQIVPQLTPLVMAEIERLLANKPQRPPMVSTLAMRNQQNNNTVRVDMTGATSGTGSPKPEGEAIEGEASTPGKEPGRGFCEIQ
- the LOC125241107 gene encoding voltage-gated potassium channel subunit beta-2 isoform X2 encodes the protein MQKEKECQAREAEEDRKLDIELLHQRAIEAEAEQKREIAEAAGAVRGMNTSWSHHGLCELPRMATRWRHSRPSIPDTHYRNMLKKACSAQLTTPHSIQSITECDNWINLSRLGTRREESIDSDVCEASACEAAADARTWRSSASDVCQMRIDRERAPSCPGCRAPIASLDCMDDFSANSQQMLDQAGEISVSRHMSTYMGNHANMPSVVTPGLRYKNLGKSGLRVPNIGVGIWTMLNEDYAEDIILTALENGINLFDLSEAHCAKGEAELGRILKKINVRRTSIIITTKIYWSTKSDERGLSRKHIIESIKASLARLQVEYIDVVLLHKVDPVCPMEELVRAMNFVINQGWVMYWGTARWSPAEIMDAYTNCRQFNCITPIVEQTEYHMFCREKPELYMPELYHKIGVGMMAWSAITTGKGLGREEITGLFAKSRFNRKYSTFSWCEEDLAVPDMRSSGSKEQVTGEEPRTYGDKLRDLSNLANSLNCSMSQLAVAWCLKNESVNCLLLGATSVEQFKENIHALQIVPQLTPLVMAEIERLLANKPQRPPMVSTLAMRNQQNNNTVRVDMTGATSGTGSPKPEGEAIEGEASTPGKEPGRGFCEIQ